One window of Heptranchias perlo isolate sHepPer1 unplaced genomic scaffold, sHepPer1.hap1 HAP1_SCAFFOLD_143, whole genome shotgun sequence genomic DNA carries:
- the LOC137308907 gene encoding Fc receptor-like protein 5 — protein sequence MCRPCAFVLLLKLILQEAAQAESEAPLLTIDPPWVGFLTGDRITFKCEARRELRSTEYVWNINDQGDIPGNSNYIIGAAKKKDSGRYKCKVNSLITTRDASYSNTILVNITRPDSSVTFDVAPESLWVDQSLVLRCNFSFLLTIELIYTFYRKGFILSEIRTRNKSASFEVERVTLEHEGRYRCQVNFALYPYGLFYSSGYKSVSVRESPVRLEVRPKTQRDGDTIELRCLYTDSDRPGSPRYYFYRNNSPVNSDSAVSGLHRIQQATVMDSGWYHCAMHNNGVNYTSTRKEITVKRIAVSNVKLQISPGNGAMREGINLTLTCSVTEGSPPISYDWYRGEMYIHKEISSCRQVSYTIYHFNESIGGNYSCRASNKVEGKEFTLRSRAVKVIAEGKSHATAIRASVLTLFLIAAVIAMVSVNLPNNKQVNSSRSSQPLGEISGNRPLPLSEGKSADSSQNEAEESV from the exons ATGTGTCGTCCGTGCGCTTTTGTGCTACTTT TGAAATTAATTCTTCAAGAGGCAGCACAAG CGGAGAGTGAGGCACCTTTACTGACAATCGACCCTCCCTGGGTAGGATTCTTGACCGGAGACCGGATCACCTTCAAGTGCGAAGCCAGAAGAGAGCTTCGCTCCACAGAGTATGTCTGGAACATCAATGACCAGGGCGACATTCCCGGGAACAGCAATTACATCATTGGGGCAGCTAAAAAGAAAGATAGCGGACGGTACAAATGTAAAGTCAACTCATTGATAACAACACGGGATGCCTCCTACAGTAACACCATTCTGGTGAACATAACTC GTCCCGATTCATCTGTGACCTTTGACGTGGCGCCGGAAAGTCTGTGGGTGGACCAAAGTCTGGTGCTGAGGTGTAATTTCAGCTTCCTTTTAACTATTGAACTGATTTACACATTTTACCGAAAAGGTTTTATTTTATCTGAAATTCGCACCAGGAATAAAAGTGCCTCATTTGAAGTGGAGCGCGTTACTTTGGAGCACGAGGGACGGTATCGCTGCCAAGTGAACTTTGCTCTCTATCCCTATGGACTTTTTTACTCCTCCGGATACAAGTCTGTGAGCGTTAGAG AAAGTCCAGTGAGGTTAGAGGTGCGGCCTAAAACACAGAGGGACGGTGATACTATTGAACTGCGCTGTCTGTACACGGATTCCGATAGGCCTGGGAGCCCACGATATTACTTCTACAGAAACAACTCTCCTGTAAACTCTGATTCTGCGGTTTCCGGTTTGCATCGAATCCAACAGGCCACCGTGATGGATTCTGGCTGGTATCATTGTGCAATGCACAACAACGGTGTTAATTACACATCCACGCGCAAGGAAATCACTGTTAAGA GAATCGCAGTCTCTAATGTAAAGCTGCAAATCAGCCCGGGCAATGGCGCCATGAGAGAAGGAATCAATCTGACGCTCACTTGCTCAGTGACTGAAGGTTCGCCACCAATAAGCTATGACTGGTACAGAGGCGAGATGTACATTCACAAGGAAATCTCATCTTGCAGACAGGTCTCTTACACAATCTACCATTTCAATGAAAGCATCGGTGGCAACTACAGCTGTAGAGCTTCAAATAAAGTGGAAGGAAAGGAATTCACCCTTCGCAGCCGAGCAGTTAAAGTGATAGCTGAAG GAAAAAGTCACGCAACTGCCATCAGAGCTTCAGTTCTTACACTTTTTCTTATCGCTGCTGTGATTGCAATGGTTTCGGTCAACCTTCCCAACAATAAGCAAG TCAATTCCTCAAGAAGTTCACAACCGCTGGG